In Pseudonocardia sp. DSM 110487, the sequence GCTCGATCCGCGCCGCGGGAGGGTCGGACGGGTTGTCGATGCAGTTGTAGCGCCACGGGTCCACGTAGAACGACATGTTGATCACGTCGAGGCCGATGTCGGCGCCGTAGGTCAGGGCGTCGATCACCGGCTGGAGGAAGAAAAGACCCGCATCCTGGCCCGCGCGGATGTTCACCAGCGTGACGTTCGGCGCCACACCGGACAGCCCGGCCCCGTTCGCGGCCGCCGCCACCGTGCCCGCGACGTGGGTGCCGTGGCCGCCGCCGTCGTAGTCGGGCGGGTCGACGCAGCCCTCGAACTCGCACGGGCCGTCCTGCTGCGCCCCGGTCGGGTCGGTGGGGATGTCGGTGACGAAGTTGCGCGAGAGCGCCCTGTCGAGGTTCGGCGCGATGTCGGGGTTGCTCCCGTCGACACCGGTGTCGAGGACGCCGACGAGCACCCGCCGGTCGCCCGCCTGCACGGCACGCACGGCGTCCGCCCGGATCATCGACAGGCCCCACAGCCGCGCGTCGAGCGGGTCGAGCCCGGTGGGTCCGGCCGCGGCCGGGTCCGCGCGCACGACGCCCCTGCGGGATGCCACCGACTGCGCCGTGCCCAGCACCTGGGCGCGCGTCGCGCCGAACACGCCGTCGACGGCCGACACCCGCTCGACGAACCCCTCGGGTGGTGCGTCGGCCACGAGCGCGTTGACCGCAGCGTTCTCCCGCAGCAGGTGCCCGCCACCGGCCTCGATCGCCGCGACCGCCCCGTCGCGGGCCGCCGGGCCGTCGAGCAGCACGGTGAAGGTGGCGTGGCCCGCCGGTACCGAGCCTGTGCGAGTGGCTTGTGGCGCCACCGATGCGGCCGGAACCGGCCCCAGCGACGACGCGCCCGCGGTGGCGAGAACCGCGACGACGGCCGCGACAGCCCACCCGACTGCGCGAGGGCTCTTCACGCGACCTCCCGGTTCCCCGTGCCCCTGGATCCGGGCTCGGTCGATCACCTTAGGACATCTGGCGTATGCAGAAGGTCACGGCACACTGATGGGGTGGCCTACTGGGTGCTGCACGTCGACCTGGACCAGTTCCTGGCCGCGGTCGAGGTGCTGCGCCACCCGGAGCTGGCCGGACGACCGGTCGTCGTGGGCGGGAAGGGCGATCCGACGCAGCGAGCGGTCGTCGCCACCGCGTCCTACGAGGCGCGCGAGTTCGGGGTGCGCTCCGGGATGCCGCTGCGCACGGCGGCGAAGCGCTGCCCCGACGCGGTGTTCCTGCCGGCCGACAACGCGCACTACGAGGAGATCTCCGAGGAGGTCATGGCGACGCTGCGGGACCGGCCCGGCGTCGTCGTCGAGGTGATGGGCTGGGACGAGGCGTTCGTCGGCGCCGAGACCGGCGACCCGGAGTCACTCGCCGCCGCGATCCGGGCCGACGTCCTCGAACGCGCCCGGCTGCACTGTTCCGTCGGCATCGGCGACAACATGCTGCGTGCCAAGCTCGCCACCCAGTTCGCAAAGCCCGGCGCCGGCGACGGCGTGTACCGCCTCACCGTGGCCAACTGGGCCGAGGTGATGTTCGACCGTCCCACCCAGGCGCTGTGGGGCATCGGCACGAAGACCGCGCGCAAGCTCGCCGAGCGAGGCATCACCACCGTCCGGGAGCTGGCCGCAGCCGACCCGGCCGCGCTGGCCGCCGAGCTCGGTCCCGCGCTGGGGCCCTGGTACGTGCAGCTGGGCCGCGGCATCGGCCGCGTGGTCGTGGAGGGCACGCCGTGGGTGCCGAGGTCGCGCAGCCACGAGACGACGTTCCAGGAGAACATCACCGACTGGGCGGACGTCCGCACCGAGGTCGCCGCGCTCGCCCGCCGGGTGGCCGCCGAGATCGAGGGCGCGGGCCGTCCGGCGGCGCGCGTGGCGGTGAAGGTCCGGTTCGCGCCGTTCTCGACCTACACGCGCAGCGCCACGCTCGACGCACCCACCACCGACGCCGACCGGTTCGCCGAGGCCGCCCTCGACGTGCTCGAACTGTTCGGCTCCCGGCGCCCCGTTCGCCTGCTCGGCGTGAGAGCGGAATTTCCTCCGGTGTGAACTGAGAGTGAGCTCAGCCGAGTCCCTCCATCGTCGGACCCGTGGATCACAGTGCGGCGGTGGGGGCGGTGCGCAGGCATTTCGACCGGCTGGGTGAGCACGGGGGGAGCCGACCCGACACCGACCCGAGCGGCCAGGTGAGCCGCGAGGTCCACCGCCGGTTCCTGCGCCGGTTCGTCCCTCGGGGTGCGCGCGTGCTGGAGCTCGAGGCGGGGGCCAACCGGTTCACCACCGAGCTCGCGGCGCGGGCCTGCCATGTCGTGGTCACCGATCCGTCGTCCGCGCGGCTGGCCGCCCACGAACGCAGGGTGCGCGGCACTCCCGCCGAGCGCAGCGTGCTGCGACGCGAGGTGCTCGACCCCGCGGACGTGAGCCGGTACGCCGCCGGGGAGTTCGACGTGGTGCTCGCCTACGGGTGCCCGCTGTCGGCCGCGTACGGCTGTGCGGCCGGGCTGCTGCGCGGGCTGCTGCGCGTCGTCGCGCCGGACGGCGTCGTCGTCGCGTCGGTGCTCTCGCTGCTCGGGGCGTGGCGCCACCACCCACCGGGCCTCGACGGGCAGGCCGACGGGGAGAGTTCCGTCCGCAGGTACAGGTGGTCGGACGTGGTCGCGCTCGTCGACGAGGCGGGAGGGGAGCTCGTCGACGGGAGCGCGAGCAACTGGGCGTCGGCCGGGGACCCCGACGCGCTCGCGCACCTCGCCGCCGACCGCGACCGCTGGCGCCGCTTCCTCGATCACGAAATCGCCGCGTGCGCCGAACCCGGGGCAAGGGACGGCGGCACCCACATCCTGTTCGCGGCCCGCCCTGCTTGATCACTAACGTGACTGGCGTGTACCCGCCCATCGAGCCGTACGACCACGGGGTGCTCGACGTGGGCGACGGCAACCGCCTCTACTGGGAGGCCTGCGGCAACCCGGACGGCAAGCCGGCGCTCGTCGTGCACGGCGGCCCGGGCTCCGGGTGCACGCCCGGCCAGCGGCGGGCGTTCGACCCGAGCCGCTACCGGGTGGTGCTGTTCGACCAGCGCGGTTGCGGCCGCAGCTCGCCGCACGCGAGCGACCCCGCAACCGACATGAGCGTGAACACCACCGCGCACCTCATCGCCGACATGGAGCGGCTGCGCGAGCACCTCGGTATTGACCGGTGGCTTCTGCACGGCGGGTCGTGGGGTTCGACGCTGATCCTCGCGTACGCGCAGCGGTACCCCCACCGCGTCTCGGAGATCGTGATCGCGAGCGTCACCACCACGCGCCGGTCGGAGATCGACTGGCTCTACCGCGGTGTCGGGCGCTTCTACCCCGAAGCCTGGGAGCGCTTCCGCGTTGGCGTGCCGCCCGCCGACCGCGACGGCGACCTCGTGGCGGCGTACGCGCGCCTCGTGGCCCTCCCCGACGCCGCCGTACGGGAGCAGGCCACGCGGGAGTGGATCGCATGGGAGGACGCTGTCCTCTCCGCGGAGCCGAACGCCCGCCCCGGCGTCTACGGCAACCGCCCGCCGCTCGCGCAGCTGGCGTTCGTGCGCATCTGCACCCACTTCTTCTCCCACGGCGTCTGGCTGGAGGAAGGCGCGCTGCTGCGCGACGCAGGCCGGCTCGCCGGCATCCCCGGGTTCCTCGTACACGGTCGCCTCGACATCGGCGGTCCGCCCGGCACGGCATGGGAGCTCGCCCGCGCGTGGCCGGACGCGGAGCTGGTGATCGTCGAGGACTCGGGCCACACGGGCAGCGACACGATGCGCGCGCACGTCACGGCCGCCCTCGACCGCTTCGCCGAGCGCTGACCCGAGCGCGCGGTGGGATCACGGCCGCCCCGGGAGGGCCGCGGCCAGCCACGCCACCGCCTCCTCCACGCTCGCGACGACGGGTGCGTCCGGCGCGGGCGGGCGGGCGATCAGCACGACGGGGAGGCCGAGCTCCCGCGCGGCCACCAGCTTCGCCGCGGTCAGCTCGCCGCCGCTGTCCCGCGCGACGAGCACCTCGACGCGGTGCTCGCGCAGCAGCGCGCGCTCGGCGTCCGCGGTGAACGGGCCGCGCGCGACCACGAGGTGGTGCCGGGCCGGGAGCGGCGGGGGCGGCGGGTCGACGGCACGCAGCAGGCACCATGCGTCCAGCCGGGCGAACGCCGCCAGATCGCCGCTGCCGATCGCGAGGAACACCCGCGCGCCCAGCCGGGGCACCAGCGCGGCGGCGGCCGCAGCGGCCGGCACTCGGTGCCAGCGGTCCCCCGGCCCCTCGATCCAGCCGGGCCGTCGCAGCACGATCAGCGGCACGCCGACCGCCGCGGTGGCGGCCACCGCGTTGGCCGTCATGCGGGCGGCGAACGGGTGCGTGGCGTCGACGACCGCGTCCGTGCGGTGGCCCCGCAACCACGCCGCGAGGCCGGCGGCGCCCCCGAAACCGCCGATGCGGACGTCGCCGCAGGGCAGCCGGGGCACCGCGACCCGCCCCGCGAGCGACGACGTCACGGCGAACGCGGGGTCATGGTGCAGCGCGATCGCGAGGCGGCGCGCCTCGTGGGTGCCTCCGAGCACCAGCACGTGGTGCGGGGTCACCGGCTCCGCCGCCGCAGCAGGTAGGTGTCCATGATCCACCCCTTGCGGGCACGGAGCTCGCCGCGCAGCCGCACGATCTCCGCCTTCACGTCCCGGAGGCGGCCGTGCACGAGCGCCTCGTCGGGAGTGCCGAGGTAGGCCCCCCAGTAGATGTCCCACAGGTCGTCGGGCAGCGCGGCGAAGGCGTCCACCGCGTCCAGCATCACGACGACGTCGTCGACGCCCTGCGGCGGTCCCTCGTCGGCGAGCCTGCGCCCCGTCGTGACGATGACCGGCCGCCCGACCCGGTTCAGCGGGATCCGGTGCGCCGCGGCGAGCGCCTGCACGGCGCTGATCCCCGGGATCGAGATCACCTCGAACGCGACGACGGCACGGGCGCGGATCCGCTCCAGGATTCGCAGCGTCCCGTCGTAGAGCGCCGGGTCGCCCCACACCAGGAACGCGCCGCACTCGTCCTCGCCGAGCTCGTCGACGAGCATCCGCTCGTAGAGCTCCGCCCTGCGCTCCTGCCAGTCGGCCACCGCGCCCGCGTACCGCCCGCTGGGCGCGCCGCGATCCCGCTCCGGATCGCGGGCGGTCACCACCCGGTGCGGCCGCGTGACGTGGCGGGCGACGAGCGTGGCGCGCAGCCCGGCCAGCTCGGCCTTCGCCTCCCCCTTGTCGATCGTGAAGAACACGTCGGCGCGGTTCATCGCGGCCACGGCCTGCAGCGTGAGGTGGTCGGGGTCCCCGGCCCCGATACCGATCACGTAGATCGTGCGCATTCCCGTCCTACCCCGCGTCCGGCGCGTCCGGTGGCGCGACGTCCGGCACGCGCAGCACCAGCGTGCTCGGCTCGACGCGGATGGAGAGTTCCTGCGCGTTGCCCACCGGGTCGCCGTCCACCTGGCACGGCTGGGGGTTCTCCGTGCGGATCACGATGGAGCGGGCCTGCCAGTGCTCGACGCGTGCGTGTCCCCGTGGGCGTTTCGTGATCACGCGCAGGGCCACCGCGATCCAGCCCGCGAGCGTGCCCGGCGCGAGGCTCACCACGTCGAGGACACCGTCGTCGATGTTCGCGCGCGGCATGAGGACGAGCCCGCCCAGCAGGGTGCCGCTGTTCCCGACGAGGACGGTGCGGGTGCGGCGGCGCAGCGGCGGGCCGTCGTCGAGGCTGAGGGTCACGCGGATGCGCCGCCCGCGCATGGCGCGCAGCCCGGAGATCACGTAGGCGAGCGGGCCGACCTTGACCTTCAGCGCCTCCGGCGTGCTCTCCATGATCGCGGCGTCGAACCCGGTGCCGGCCATCACCAGGAACACCCGTTCCTCGTCCGCGCCGTCGATCCGGATGCGTCCAACATCGATGGCGCGGTCGTCGCCGGTGAGCGCCACGCGGGTGGCGACCGCCACGTTGTCCGGCGTGCCGACGGTGCGGGCGAGCAGGTTGCCGGTGCCCACGGGCACCAGGCCCATCGCAACCCCGGTGCCGGCCAGCGCCTCCGCCACCGAGCGGACGGTACCGTCCCCGCCGCAGGCGAGGACGACGTCGGCACCCTTCTCGATCGCGAGCTTCGCCTGCCCGGTGCCGGGGTCCTCCACCGTGGTCTCCAGCCACAGCGGATCCGCCCAGCCGAGCCCGGTGCAGACCGACTCGATCCGCTGCCGCGTGCCCGCTTCGATCTTCGTGGGGTTCACCACCACGGCGGCGAGCGGGCGATCCTCCGGCTCGGCGGTCAGCGAATCGGGGTCGACGGCGTGGCGGCGCCCGCGGACCACGACGACCGCGAGCAGCCCCAATACGGGCAGCACCGCGAGCGCGATGACCCACCACTCGTTCACGGCGGAACCCTATGCGCCGCCGGGCTCCCCGACGCGCGGCGTACACCACACGCCTGGAAGGCGTACCCGAGCGCGCGACATGCGTGCACCCAGCCAGCGACTCAGCCGCATCCAGACCGCGACTCGCGGAGATAGGGGTCCCCATCTCCGCGAGTCGCGGTCTGGACGTACGCGAGTCGCGGTGGGAGTGCACGCGAGCCGCGCAGGGGATGCGGCTCAGGCCGCGATGAGCGTGTGCGGGTCGGCGTAGGGCAGGCCGAGGTCGTGGGCGACCTGCAGGTTGGTGAGTGCGCCGTCGTGCGTCGAGAGGCCTGCCGCGAGGGCGGGGTCGGCCGCGAGCGCGTCGGACCAGCCCAGGTTCGCCAGCCGCAGCACGTACGGGAGCGTGGCGTTGGTCAGCGCGTACGTGGACGTGTGCGGCACGGCGCCGGGCATGTTGGCCACGCAGTAGAACACCGAGCCGTGCACGGTGTAGATCGGGTCGGCGTGCGTGGTGGGCCGCGAGTCCTCGAAGCACCCGCCCTGGTCGATCGCGATGTCCACGAGCACGGAGCCGCGCTTCATCCGCCGCACCAGGTCGTTGCTCACGAGCCGCGGGGCGCGGGCACCGGGCACGAGGACGGCGCCGATCACGAGGTCGGCGTCCAGGCAGGCCTTCTCCAGCTCGTGGTTGTTGGAGGCGACGGTGCGCACCCGCCCCGCGTAGCGCTCGTCGACCTGCCGCAGCTTGGCGATGTCGAGGTCGAGCACCGTGACGTCGGCGCCGAGCCCGACGGCCATGGCCACGGCGTTCTGGCCTGCCACCCCCGCGCCGATCACCACGACGTTCGCCGGCCGCACGCCGGGCACCCCGCCCAGCAGCACTCCGCGCCCGCCGGCCGCACGCATGAGGGCGTTGGCGCCTGCCTGCGGCGCGAGCCGGCCCGCGACCTCGCTCATCGGCGCGAGCAGCGGCAGGCTGCCATCGGGCAGGCGCACTGTCTCGTAGGCGATGGCGGTGGTGCCGGCGTCGAGCAGGGCCTGCGTGCACGCCTTGGACGCCGCGAGGTGCAGGTAGGTGAACAGCACCTGGTCGCGTCGCAGCCGGTGGTACTCCTGCTCGATCGGCTCCTTGACCTTGAGCAAGAGATCCGCGGCGGCCCACACCTCGTCGGCGGTCGCCACGATGCGGGCGCCTGCCGCCTCGAAGTCGGCGTCGCTGATCGAGCTGCCGACGCCGGCACCGTGCTCGACGAGCACGTGGTGCCCGGCGCGCGTGAGCTCCTGCGCGCCCGCCGGGGTGAGCGCCACCCGGTACTCGTGGTTCTTGACCTCGCGGGGAACACCGATCCTCATGGGCCGAGAATGAAGATACTGCCGACTGCCGGCAACTTCATCGGGAGAAGATTCGGTAGATTGCCCAGATGCCACTACCACCTGCAGGTTCGCGACCAGAACGGGCGCTCCGGCCGCAGGAGGTTCGCCTCGACGCGACGGACCGGGCGATCCTGCGGGTCCTCGCCGACGACGCGCGCATCTCCAACAAGGAGCTGGCCGACCGCGTCGGCATCGCCCAGTCCACCTGCCTCGCCCGCGTGCGCGCCCTGCGGGCGAACGGCGTGATCCGCGGCTTCCACGCCGACATCGACCCGCGCGCCCTCGGCCACGACCTCGAGGCCATGATCGCCATCCGGCTCCAGCCGAATGCCCGCGGGAGCCTGACCGAGCACGTCGCGGCCCTGTCCCGGCGGCCCGAGGTACTCGACGTCTACTTCGTCGCGGGCGCCAACGACTTCCTGCTGCACGTCGCCACCGCCAGCACCGACGCACTGCGCGCGTTCGTGGCCGACCACCTCAACCGCGACCCCGGCATCGCGGGCACCGAGACCAACCTCATCTTCGAGCACACAAGGGCGGCCGGCCGGCGCGGAATCTGAACGGGAGATCGTCGGCCGTCCCCGTAGGATGTGAGCCCATGACTCCGGGGGGCAGCGTGGACGTCGATCATGTCGAGGAATTCCCGCTTCTCGCGCGGCTGCTGCAGCTCGCGGCCGACCAGGGCGAGGGCACGATTCTCGGGCTGGTACCGCCCGGGCGGTCGCGGATCGGGCGGGTGTCGCGCGTCGACGCCGCGGCGTTCGCCGAGCGGCTCGCCACCGCCTACCGGGAGCGCTCGCCCGCCATGATCCGCTACGCCACGCGCAAGGTCGGCGATCCGGGCCGCGCCGAGGACGTCGTGCAGCGGGCATTCGAGAAGATCCTGCGCCGCCAGCAGGGCGACCCGCCGGAGATCACCAACATGCAGGCGTACGTGCTCACGGCCGTCTGCAACGAGATCAACCGCGAGCTGCGCGAGGTGATCCCGGCCCGGGCCAACGTCAGCATCGACGACCCGGACCGCGCCGACGACGCCCCGAGCGCCCCGGTCGACGTCTCCACCCAGGTCGCCGACGCCGCGGTGCTGCGCGACGCGCTCGCCGCGCTCTCCCCGCGCGAGCGCGAGGCCGTCGTCATCCGCATGCAGTGGCAGCTGTCCGTGGCCGAGGCGGCCGAGGTGATGCAGCTGTCCACCGGCGCGGTCAAGCGCTACACCTCCGACGGCCTGCGCCGCCTGCGCGAGCGCCTCGACCCGGCGTTCGTCGCCTAGAGCCGGAGCACCACCCGGTGGTCGAGTAGCGCCGGCCCTACTCGACCACCGGGGTGTTCAGGCCTCCAGGAACTCCGCGAGCCCCGTGAGTAGGCGGTCGACATCGGAGTCGTCGACGTAGGGCGCGAGGCCGATCCGCAGCGCCCCGCCGTCGCCGAGGCCGAGGCGGCGCGACGGCTCGAGGGCGTAGAAGGTCCCCGCTGGGGCGTGCACGCCGCGCTCGGCGAGGAACGCGTAGGCGGACGCGGGCTCCCGGTCGGCGAACGTGACGAGCAGCGTGGGTGTGCGGTGGGCCGCCCGCGACAGCACCGTTACGCCGGGGAGCTGGGCGAGGCCGTCCTCGATCCGCTCCCGGAGCCGGTCCTCGTGGGCTCCGATGGCGCCCAGTGCGGTGACTATCCGGTCCCGCCGGGTGTCGCCGGTCCCGAGCCCCGCGAGGAAGTCGATCGCCGCCGTGGTGCCGGAGAGGAGCTCGTAGGGCAGGGTGCCGAGCTCGAAGCGTTCCGGCACGACGTCGGGCGAGGGCAGCAGCTTCTGCGGGCGCAGCTCCTCCAGCAGGGCGGGCACCGCCGCGAGCACGCCGCAGTGCGGCCCGAGGAACTTGTACGGCGAGCAGGCGAAGAAGTCCGCGCCCAGTGCCTCGACGTGCACGGGCAGGTGCGCGGTGACGTGCACGCCGTCGACGTAGGCGAGCGCGCCCGCGTCGTGCGCCAGGTCGGTGATCGCACGGACCGGCGGGCAGGTGCCGAGCAGGTTCGACGCGGCCGTGACGGCGACGAGCCGCGTGCGTGGGGAGAGGACCTCCGCCACCGCCTCCGCGGGGAGCTCCGCGGTCGCGGGGTCGAACTCGGCCCAGCGCACGCGGGCGCCCACCGCCTCCGCGGCAAGCACCCACGGGCGGATATTGGCGTCGTGGTCGAGTGAGGTGACCACGACCTCGTCGCCCGGTTCCCACGTGGCCGCGAGCGTGCGGGCGATGTCGAAGGTGATCTGGGTCATGCTGCGGCCGAAGACGACACCTCCCGGCTCGGCGTCGAGCAGGTCGGCAACGGCACGGCGGGCCGCCAGGACGATGTCGTCGGCGGCGCGTTCGGAGGCGGTGACCCGGCCGCGGTTGGCCAGCGGCGCGACCAACGTGCGTGCCACCGCATTCGCTACCTCAGCGGGGACCTGGGAGCCGCCAGGGCCATCGAAGTGGGCATATCCCGCCGTCAGGGCCGGAAAGTGCGCGCGAACCGCCGCAACGTCGTACATCACCCCGTCACCCTGTCACGAGGGCCGGGCCGTGTCCGGCCCGGCCGCTAGGGGCGATCCGGGGCGCGAGTTCCGCGGTCGAGATCCGCGGGACACGGCCTAGTGTCCCCCGCCGGAAGTCCGTTGGGTAAGTCGGTGGATCCAGGTTCTCGCTGGGTGCGCCGGACGGCGGGCCTCGTACTGGACGTACTCGGCCCGTCGGCCGGTGCGGCCAGCGTGGGCCTGGGCCGCCGAATTATTCGGCGGACTTCCGGCGGGGGACACTAGTCACCAGTCCTCGGCCTCCGTGCCGCCGTCGGAACCGACGGCGCGGTGCCGACCCTCGCGCAGGCCGCGCTGGTAGGTGCTGAGCCGGTCGCGCACCCGGTCGGGCGCGCGCTCCGCGGGGGTGACGTGCTGCGCGCCGTTCTGACCGTTCTGACCGTTCTGACCCGTCTGGCCGTTCCGCTCGGTGCTGCGCGGCGGCGGCACGAGCTGGTTGCCAGGTCGGCGACGGGGAAGACCGCTGGACGTGGTGGGGAGCTCGGGCTCGGGGCGGGCGGCCCGGGCAGCGGCTTCGCGCCACTCGTCGTCCTGCGGCGTCTGCCAGTCCAGTGGAGAGGAAGAGCCCGGCCCTCCCCCTGACCCGTCCTCACGGAACCATGCCGACGCGATCGCCTCGAAGATCGGTGTGGCGTACCGGTCGTCGATCGGCTCGAGGGGCAGGTCGAGCAGCGGCCCGAACAGCTCGTCCACCTGCGAGGAGGACGAGGGCGAGTAGGCCGGCGCGTCGTCGAACGACAGCGACGGCCGGGTGCCGTTGATCGGCTCGTCCGAGCTCGAGCCGGCCTGCTTCGAACCGTTCGTGCCGTTCACGGCCCGCCCGACGCCTGCGCCGGCGTCGAAGCCGAGCTCGTACGAGGACAGCGACGACAGCCCGGTGCGGTCCAGCAGCGGCTCCGGCGAGGGCAGCGGCGGCGGCGCGGGAGATGGTGAGGGCGGTGGCGACAGGCGTGGCGACGGCGGTGGCAACAGAGGAGGCGACAGCGGTGGCGACGGCCGCGGCGGCTGCTCCACCGTGACCGCCGCCGGCGGACAGTGCACGCTCGCGACGAGCCCGGATCCGGCGGGGGGCGGGCCGCCCGAAGGCCGGCGCAGCACGATCCCGTGGCGCGAATGCCGGGCGAGCTGCTCGGCCGCCGCGGCGGCCCTGCGGCCACCGAGGCCGTCGGGGTCGTACCGGGCCGCGCCGTCGACGATGACGTCGACCGTGGCGCCCCCGTTGCCGGAGCTCCGGCTGGCCGCGGTGTCCAGGTGGCTCGCGAGCTCGATGCGCGCGCCGGGGTACACCGCGGTGACGTGGTCGACGAGCTCGGCGAGCACGTGCACCAACTCCACCGCGGCTGCCGGGGACACGAGTGCGGACGGGGCGGACCGCACCTCGATCCGGCGGGGCTCCTCGGCGAGGGCGGCGGCGTCGGAGACGACGTCGCCGAGCCTGCGCGGCCCCGCCGATCGCACCCCGGGCTCGTGGCCGGCCAGCAGCAGCAGGCCCTCGACGTCGCGATGCATCCGGCGCGCGGTGTCCTGCAGCTCGGGGAGGCCGGGCGGCTCGGGGTAGAGCTGCTCGGCCTGCAGCCGCTCCAGCAGCCAGATGTGCCGGTCGAGCCGGGCCTGCAGCCGCCGTGCGACCCCGGCCGCGGCGTCGTCGCCCCCACGATCGACAGCACGATCGACGGGGTGATCGACGCCACGTTCGAAGCTGCCGCCCGCGCGGGCATCCCAGCGGTCGGTGCCAGCAGCGGATCCGAGGTGCGCGAGGTAGCCCGAGTCTCCCTCGTAACCCCTGTCCACCAGTCGGTCCTCTCCCACGGGTCGATGCCTCGCGCCGACTCACGCCGAAGCGGCGTGACGTGCATCACGCTCGGGGCACGTGGCCGGCTGCCCTCGGCGACGCACGCTACCTCGCAACGGGCTTCCACCGACCGCCTGCGGGGAAAGTGCGCTCAGGGCGCGCGTTCCTGCGGCGGGCGGCCCGGACGTGTCCTGACCTGCGCCGGATGGCACGCACCGTAGCCCATTCGGGCGCCTTCCGCCTACGGATGGGTGGCGAGCGGCGGCCTCGCCGCGGTCAAGTGGTAGAAGCGCACGCCCACCGATGAGTTCGGCTGCCGTGGGAGGTCACAAGTCTGCGCCGGGCGTGAAGAACCCGGCCGGACGACCGAACTGCGAGGAGGACTGCCATGACCGGAGTGCGGGTTCTGGTGGGCACGCGCAAGGGAGCGTTCGTGCTCACCGCGGACGGCACGCGCGAGCGGTGGGAGGTGGACGGGCCGCACTTCGCGGGATGGGAGATCTACCACGTGGCCGGCTCGCCCGCCGATCCGAACCGGCTCTACGCGTCGCAGTCGGGCGGATGGTTCGGGCAGGTCGTGCAGCGTTCCGACGACGGCGGAGCCACGTGGGAGCCGATGGGCAACGAGTTCACCTACACCGGCGTGCCCGGCACCCACCAGTGGTACGACGGCACGCCGCACCCGTGGGAGTTCGCGCGGGTCTGGCACCTCGAACCGTCGGCCACCGACCCGGACACCGTGCTCGCCGGCGTCGAGGACGCGGCGCTGTTCCGCAGCACCGACGGCGGCGCCAACTGGCAGGAGCTGCCGGGCCTGCGCGAGCACGGCTCCGGCCCCAGCTGGCAGCCGGGGGCCGGCGGGATGTGCCTGCACACGATCCTCGTCGATCCCCGTGACCCGGCCCGGATGCACGTCGCGATCTCCGCAGCGGGGGTCTTCCGCACGGAGGACGGCGGCGCGTCGTGGGAGCCGGCGAACCGCGGCCTGCGGTCCGAGGGCATCCCCGACGAGGACGCCG encodes:
- a CDS encoding sialidase family protein, with the translated sequence MTGVRVLVGTRKGAFVLTADGTRERWEVDGPHFAGWEIYHVAGSPADPNRLYASQSGGWFGQVVQRSDDGGATWEPMGNEFTYTGVPGTHQWYDGTPHPWEFARVWHLEPSATDPDTVLAGVEDAALFRSTDGGANWQELPGLREHGSGPSWQPGAGGMCLHTILVDPRDPARMHVAISAAGVFRTEDGGASWEPANRGLRSEGIPDEDAEVGHCVHHLAMHPDRPDTLYMQKHWDVMRSDDGGANWYDIGEGLPSDFGFPIEVHAHEPDTIYVVPITSDSVHFPPDGRLRVFRSRTGGNGWEPLTKGLPQEHCYVNVLRDAMAVDSLDTCGVYVGTTGGQVYASPDAGETWAPIVSNLPAVLSVQVQTLS
- a CDS encoding Lrp/AsnC family transcriptional regulator, which encodes MPLPPAGSRPERALRPQEVRLDATDRAILRVLADDARISNKELADRVGIAQSTCLARVRALRANGVIRGFHADIDPRALGHDLEAMIAIRLQPNARGSLTEHVAALSRRPEVLDVYFVAGANDFLLHVATASTDALRAFVADHLNRDPGIAGTETNLIFEHTRAAGRRGI
- a CDS encoding cysteine desulfurase-like protein, whose translation is MYDVAAVRAHFPALTAGYAHFDGPGGSQVPAEVANAVARTLVAPLANRGRVTASERAADDIVLAARRAVADLLDAEPGGVVFGRSMTQITFDIARTLAATWEPGDEVVVTSLDHDANIRPWVLAAEAVGARVRWAEFDPATAELPAEAVAEVLSPRTRLVAVTAASNLLGTCPPVRAITDLAHDAGALAYVDGVHVTAHLPVHVEALGADFFACSPYKFLGPHCGVLAAVPALLEELRPQKLLPSPDVVPERFELGTLPYELLSGTTAAIDFLAGLGTGDTRRDRIVTALGAIGAHEDRLRERIEDGLAQLPGVTVLSRAAHRTPTLLVTFADREPASAYAFLAERGVHAPAGTFYALEPSRRLGLGDGGALRIGLAPYVDDSDVDRLLTGLAEFLEA
- a CDS encoding RNA polymerase sigma factor, whose product is MTPGGSVDVDHVEEFPLLARLLQLAADQGEGTILGLVPPGRSRIGRVSRVDAAAFAERLATAYRERSPAMIRYATRKVGDPGRAEDVVQRAFEKILRRQQGDPPEITNMQAYVLTAVCNEINRELREVIPARANVSIDDPDRADDAPSAPVDVSTQVADAAVLRDALAALSPREREAVVIRMQWQLSVAEAAEVMQLSTGAVKRYTSDGLRRLRERLDPAFVA
- the ald gene encoding alanine dehydrogenase, which produces MRIGVPREVKNHEYRVALTPAGAQELTRAGHHVLVEHGAGVGSSISDADFEAAGARIVATADEVWAAADLLLKVKEPIEQEYHRLRRDQVLFTYLHLAASKACTQALLDAGTTAIAYETVRLPDGSLPLLAPMSEVAGRLAPQAGANALMRAAGGRGVLLGGVPGVRPANVVVIGAGVAGQNAVAMAVGLGADVTVLDLDIAKLRQVDERYAGRVRTVASNNHELEKACLDADLVIGAVLVPGARAPRLVSNDLVRRMKRGSVLVDIAIDQGGCFEDSRPTTHADPIYTVHGSVFYCVANMPGAVPHTSTYALTNATLPYVLRLANLGWSDALAADPALAAGLSTHDGALTNLQVAHDLGLPYADPHTLIAA